GTTACCGTTGTACCTTTATTTTCTTCACTTTCAATAAAGATGCTCCCATCATATAGTTGAACAATTCGTTTGCATACTACTAATCCAAGTCCGTTTCCTTTTTCTTTTAAAGTGAAAAAGGGTTTGAATAATTGACTTATCTGCTCCTCTGAAATCCCTTTCCCATTGTCAATTACTTTGATTTCAATATGTTTATCTGTCTTTCTAGTTAAAACTTTTACTTTTCCGCCTTCTGAAATAGCGTCTAGGGAATTTTTAACGAGGTTTAAAATTACTTGTTTAATATGTGCCTTTGTACAATAAATAGGGAGTTCGTCTGCAAATGAATGCTCAATATCGAGTTTAACATTGTACATATTGGCTTCTGAATGAAGGATAGGAGCTATTTCATCGATCATTTGTTTTAGGTCATGTTTCATATGCTGATGCACCGTAGGCTTTCCCAACATTAAAAATTCACTAACAATTTCATTAATTCTTTCTATTTCTTCATCGATAATTTTAAAATACTGCTGATCTTCATCTTTTTTGTATTTTTCCTTTAAAAGGTGAAGAAACCCTTTAATTCCCGTTAATGGATTCCTTATTTCATGAGCTGTGCTCGCTGCTAAAGTACCAATTAACTCTAGTTTTTGTGCTTCATTTTCAGCTTGCTCTTTTTTGGCTCTTCTTTTTAAACTGATATAATGGAAAAAAACATAAAAAATATTGAGCAAAAGAAAAGTTAAGAAGCTGTATAAAATGGTGCTACCGATAAAGTCTTTAATAGGAACTATTTTTGGATAAGCTTCCATTTTCCAAGAAAGGTAGTCTACAGTCTCTGATACAGGGTCTAAATATTGTTCTTTACTTCCGATCTCTCTAGTTTTGAATATTTCATCACCCTTTTCCGCACTTTTTGCGATAATAGGGTATTCTGGATGTAAAATCAAAATCTTGTTTTTTAAATAGTCCACTCGAATTGTCGCAACTAAGATGTTTTCTACGTTGTTATCATCATCTAAAATAGGAGTAGCTAATGCAACGATATGTCTATCTGTCATAGGCCCTTGAAAAGCTTCTGATATGGATGTGCTTTTTGTCTCTTTAGCCTCAATAAAGTAATCACGATGAGCAATATTTCTTTTCCTTTTTACAATAGTTTCATCGCTATGATGAATAAAGTCCCCTTCTAGGTTGACAATATAAAAGCCAGAAAGTAGTTTATTATCTTGTTTTAAAACGTCCTGTAGATATGGTTCAATGTTTTCACTAGCCATGTTACTTAAAAAGATGCTCATTGTTTCAATTTTTGTTATTGTTTTATAAACAAATTGTTCGGTATCTTTTTTGTTTGTTTCAAGCCACATAGAGGCATTGTTTCGAGCGGAATCAGTAGCTGAATCCTTTTGATAATCAACTATCATTGTTGATAATATTAAGGCAGGAATAATAACGAATAATATATAAATAAAAAAACTATTTCTTACTAGATTTCTAAACATATGGATTCCTTTCATACCTGTAAATAGTGCTGTTAGTATTATAGCATAAGTCAACATACGTGAAATAGATTATTCTCTATTGTAAGTACTCTAGTAAAGAATAGATAGAATAATAATAGAGTGGGAAGGCTAGTTGAATCGTTAATCCCGTTTTGATAATGAAAATGTAATAACTTTTACTTTCTGTAATAGAGATCAATAAAAGACCAAAACCAATAATAAAATAGTTGAATACAAAGGCAAGAGAAAAGGTAAAATGTTCAGATGAATAAATAAATCCTAGCCCACTTCCAGCGTACAATAAGCATAAGAATGAAAGATAATGATAGTATAAGGAACCTCTGTCCATGGAATCACCTCTATAAAGAATATGATGGGTAGAAATAAGATATTCATAGTCTACCTTCAAATAGAAAGGAGAGTTTTGATGGATCGAATCGCAATTATTTCCGACATCCATGGTAATTTACCTGCTTTAACAAGTGTACTCAATGATATACGAGCAAAAGATATCGAGACAATCTATTGCTTAGGAGATATAGTTGGAAAAGGGCCAAATCCAAAACAAGCGATAAAAGAAGTGCAAAAAAATGCTTCGAAAATTGTTCAAGGAAATTGGGATGACATGATGACAATGGATATTGAAGATACAGCTATTAAATGGCAACAATCACAACTTTCTATAGAAGAAAGACAATGGTTGAAAAGTTTACCATTTTCAATTGAGCTATGGATCAGTGGGAACTTGATGCGTCTGTTTCACGCTTCTCCCTTTAGTGTGCATAAGAGAATACAACCTTGGGATTCAATAGAAAAAAGATTATCAATGTTTAATCAAACAGACAAAACGGTTAATCATTTTGGGGTTCCAAATGTAATTGGATATGGTGACGTTCATAATGCATATTTACAAAACTTTTCTCATAAGTCATTATTTAATGTAGGGAGCGTTGGAAACCCTCTTGAAATCCCTCAAGCATCCTATTGTATTGTAGAGGGAGCATACCAATCTAGGAAGAATGATTCTTTTTCAATACAATTCATTCGTGTTCCTTATCCAATAGAGGAAACGATCCAATTAACAAAGGCATCAGACATGCCGGAAAAAGAAAAAGAGGCTTTTATTAAAGAGTTGAAGACTGCAAAGTATCGAGGATTAAAATGATTTTACAAAGGGTATGGTGGAGAAGACATGAAGCGAAACTATATATTGTTAGGGATATTTTTAATTCTTATCGGGGGTATTTTTTTTAGCTGATGGTTGGGGATGGATCGATCGTTTTTGGATTTTCTCTTGGCCAGTTATTGTGCTCTTAATAGGAGTGGTATTTCATCTAGCCTATTTTTTTTCTTCAAAGGAACAAAGAAATGCGGGTTTACTTGTTCCAGGTGGAATCTTAACTTCCATCGGATTCATTCTTTTATTTGAAGAATGGAGCCATTGGTCATACGCAGCGGTAACTGAACCGTTATATATATTTGCTGTTGTGATTGGTTTATTTGAGTTGTGGTTTTTTGGTGAACGAAATAAAGGACTATTAGTCCCGATATTTATTTTAAGTTTAATAGGATTTTATTTGTTTTTTTCTGCATTTTTTACACTTGGTGAAGAGCAAATATGGCCTGTCATATTGATTATTATTGGAATTTTTGTCTTTTTCAAAGGATTGAAGAAAAATTCACATAAAACAACGAAAGAAAAGAAGAATACTTATTGAATGACCTATTTAAGAAAAGCGCAAGCGCCCGTCTAGCAACGAAGGTGAAAAGGAACGTCAACTAAGTACAGTCACGTCCTGTGACTAACGTTGACGCTAGAACCTCCTGTTCATCGCCGTATGAGATAAAGGAAACACGAAAAGCCCTAAAGCAGAGGATCTACTAACTACTGCCACGTCCTGTGGCAACGTAGATCCACCTCCATCCTGGAGGCGTCTCCGTTGACTTATGGAACATCATCTACACAAAGGATCATCAACTAAGTTCAGCCACATCCTGTGACTAACGTTGACGCTAGCACATCGTGTGCGTCGGAGTTGCTGGGCGCTGGAGCTAGACAACGATGAAAGCACTTTCTTATAAAAGACAAAGTTTATACATTCTTATCTTTTAAGAAAGGAGTGAAACAGGTGTCCCAATCAAAACATGAAAAAGAGCGTCAGTGGAATGTTAGAAAAGGGGCTCAACATGAGCACGGAAAAGTGAAGAGCTTTGACCAGATTGAAAAGGAAACAAGTAAGAAGCAAAAATAGTAAATATCCTCTAACAAGCTAATTCCTCTTATAAATGAGGTGTTAGCTTTTTAATTAGTGCTTTATAAATTTATTTAGGAATAATTGTTGATATTTTTCACATATTAAAACAAAATGATTGCAGTCGAAAGGAACGAAATAAAAAATGAAAGAAGCTGAAAATTACCAAGCATTTATGAGTAACTTTTCCATCAATATGGTCCATTTAAGATCTCCGTGGATCGTAGCTTGGTGGTCAGCCGCTTTCCCTGGATTTGGTCATCTTTTACTTGGTAATTATGTGATAGGGTTCTTTTTGATGATATGGGAATTACTAGTTAACAACTTATCCCATTTAAACACGGCCATTACGCTTAGTTTAATTGGTGACTTCGAGAAGGCAAAAGCAATATTAAGTATAGAATGGATGTGGCTTTACGTTACGGTTTACGTTTTTACTATTTGGGATAGTTATCAAAAAACCATTCAATATAATCAGCATTATTCGTTGGTTCAAAAGGGGACCATAAAAGTCAGCACGGATTCGGCTTTAACTCTCAACCTTTTAGAAAAAAGAAAACCGATTATGTCAATTATTTGGTCATTGTTTACACCTGGATTAGGAAATTTTTACTTAAATAGAATTCCTGCTACAATAATAGGAATTGTTTTATGGGTTTCAGTTGGATATTATTCAAATCTATTTGAAGGCTTATACTATACTATGACTGGAAATTTCAAAGAAGTGACAAAGGTATTGGATGCACAGTGGATTTTGTTTGTGCCATCCATTTATATTTTTAGTGTGTATGATGCTTATATTCACTGTATTGAATATAATAAACTATTCGATCAAGCTCAAAAAAATAAACTAATGGAATCGTATCATTGCCCTACATTTAAAATGCCACTTAAGAGGGTTTAACCAATGTACATTCTTTCACTTTTTCCGTATTCAACCTCATTGGAAATTGCCCTTGCCGAACTCGAAGAAATAGGGATACATAACGATCAGGTGTTAGTTGTTCCATTACATAATAAAAAAGCTAGAATGGTTACGTTTGATTCTATTCATTATTCAGATGGTGTTAGTCATGTAGACCTTGCTTCGGTTCTTGGAACGGTTGGAATGATCTTAGGGACGATTTATGGTTTTGTTCTATCTCTTGGTCCTATTATAGGGGGAACAATAGGGTTAGCAAGTGGACTTTTTCTAGGCTATAGTATTAGTGTATTTTTGATGAAAAGAAAAGTATCTTTATTTAATCGTATTCAAGGGTGTGATGTCATCGTGATGGTTTCATTTGAAGAGAGTAAGCAGAAGAAAGTAGAAAAAATACTACTTAAAAATCATGCTCAAAAGATTGGCTATTATTATGAAACACAAGGTTGTGAATAACCTGTAAAAATAAAAAGATTGGCAAGAAAACTCGAAAATGATATAGTAAGAAACGTGAAACGTCAGACAACATAATGATTCCCGACTTTTCGGGAGAGGTTCTAGCGAAACCCTCTATAAAAAACTAGGTATACTTCTTATTTCGCTAGACACCTCATATAGGTGTCTTTTTTGTGTCTTAAATGGATAACTTTTATATATTGAAAGAAGGAATTAGTATTATGAGTAATTTCCAATCAAAAGCAATTGTTGTCTTCAGCGGAGGGCAAGATAGTACAACATGTTTGTTTTGGGCGAAAAAGATGTTTGATGAAGTTGAAGCTGTGACATTTAATTATCAACAACGTCATAGCCTTGAAATTGATGTAGCGAAAAAAATTGCTAAAGAACTGGACATAAAACATCACCTCCTTGATATGTCTTTGTTAAACCAACTTGCCCCTACTGCATTAACGCGGGAAAATATTGATATAGAGTTAAAGGAAGGGGGGCT
This portion of the Bacillus carboniphilus genome encodes:
- a CDS encoding ATP-binding protein, whose product is MFRNLVRNSFFIYILFVIIPALILSTMIVDYQKDSATDSARNNASMWLETNKKDTEQFVYKTITKIETMSIFLSNMASENIEPYLQDVLKQDNKLLSGFYIVNLEGDFIHHSDETIVKRKRNIAHRDYFIEAKETKSTSISEAFQGPMTDRHIVALATPILDDDNNVENILVATIRVDYLKNKILILHPEYPIIAKSAEKGDEIFKTREIGSKEQYLDPVSETVDYLSWKMEAYPKIVPIKDFIGSTILYSFLTFLLLNIFYVFFHYISLKRRAKKEQAENEAQKLELIGTLAASTAHEIRNPLTGIKGFLHLLKEKYKKDEDQQYFKIIDEEIERINEIVSEFLMLGKPTVHQHMKHDLKQMIDEIAPILHSEANMYNVKLDIEHSFADELPIYCTKAHIKQVILNLVKNSLDAISEGGKVKVLTRKTDKHIEIKVIDNGKGISEEQISQLFKPFFTLKEKGNGLGLVVCKRIVQLYDGSIFIESEENKGTTVTVSLPTM
- a CDS encoding DUF6254 family protein; this encodes MSQSKHEKERQWNVRKGAQHEHGKVKSFDQIEKETSKKQK
- a CDS encoding metallophosphoesterase family protein; protein product: MDRIAIISDIHGNLPALTSVLNDIRAKDIETIYCLGDIVGKGPNPKQAIKEVQKNASKIVQGNWDDMMTMDIEDTAIKWQQSQLSIEERQWLKSLPFSIELWISGNLMRLFHASPFSVHKRIQPWDSIEKRLSMFNQTDKTVNHFGVPNVIGYGDVHNAYLQNFSHKSLFNVGSVGNPLEIPQASYCIVEGAYQSRKNDSFSIQFIRVPYPIEETIQLTKASDMPEKEKEAFIKELKTAKYRGLK